GGCGAGCGCAAAGGTCACTACCTCAACTGCACCGCCGCCACTCCTGAAGAGATGTACGAGCGGGCCGAGTTCGCCAAAGAACTGGGTCAGCCGATCATCATGCACGACTACATCACCGGTGGCTTCACTGCCAACACCGGTCTGTCGAAGTGGTGCCGTAAGAACGGCATGCTGCTGCACATTCACCGCGCCATGCACGCGGTGATCGACCGCCATCCCAAGCACGGCATCCACTTCCGGGTGCTGGCGAAGTGCCTGCGTCTCTCCGGTGGTGACCAGCTGCATACCGGCACCGTGGTGGGCAAGCTTGAAGGTGATCGCCAGACCACCCTGGGCTTCATCGACCAGCTGCGTGAATCCTTCGTTCCTGAAGATCGCAGCCGCGGCAACTTCTTCGATCAGGACTGGGGCTCCATGCCCGGCGTCTTCGCCGTGGCCTCCGGCGGTATCCACGTGTGGCACATGCCCGCACTGGTGGCGATCTTCGGCGACGATTCCGTGCTGCAGTTCGGTGGTGGCACCCACGGCCACCCCTGGGGTTCCGCCGCTGGCGCCGCCGCCAACCGTGTGGCCCTCGAGGCCTGCGTCAAGGCCCGCAACGCCGGTCGCGAGATCGAGAAGGAGAGCCGCGACATCCTCATGGAAGCCGCCAAGCACAGCCCTGAGCTGGCCATCGCTCTCGAAACCTGGAAGGAAATCAAATTCGAGTTCGACACCGTCGACAAGCTCGACGTCGGCTGATTTTCCCCAGTCCGTTCTGGCGGTGAACCTGTTTCACCGCCACTGCGGAGCTCCTCTGAACCTTCCCCTCCACTTCAAGGACCCCCATGCCCTTCAAGAGCACCGTGGGTGACTATCAAACAGTCGCCACCCTGGAGACCTTCGGCTTTCTTCCGCCGATGTCCCAGGACGAGATCTACGACCAGATCGCTTACATCATTGCCCAGGGTTGGAGCCCGCTCGTTGAGCATGTCCACCCCAGCCGTTCCATGGCCACCTACTGGTCGTACTGGAAGCTCCCCTTCTTCGGCGAGAAGGATCTGGGCGTGATCGTGAGTGAGCTCGAGGCCTGCCATCGTGCCTACCCCGATCACCACGTGCGTCTGGTGGGCTACGACGCCTACACCCAGAGCCAGGGTTCCTGCTTCGTGGTTTTCGAAGCGCGCTGAAGCGGTGTGGGTCCCGCTTCGGCGGGACCTCCTCCCCTTCCTTTCACTCCAAACGCTCCCAGTTCTGTTCAGTACCGCATCGCACGGTCGATCGGTCTGACGCTGCGCGCAACGAACGTTCACTGGCACTTTCCTTACCGGGCGGATATGGCAACTCAATCCAGTCGCGAAGCGGCACTGGCACGTCGATTGGCACTTTCCACCGCCGGAAAGTCTGCTGAGAAGCGTTATTCCTCCAGCCCCAACCGGGTGCGTGGTGCTGCCGAAGCTCGCCCAGCCCGCACTGTGGAAGCGGTCCCGCCCAAACCTGCTGCCGTTGTCTCCGCTCCCGAGCGCCGCTCGCCTCGCTTTGAACAGCTCGGCGCCGCTCCCAGTGGATCCAGCCAGCGCTCGATTCCGTCGCGCATCGCCAACCCCAGCCGGGATCTGGTGCTGGCCCGCCGCGAAGCCCTCAGCAAGAAGGGAAAGCGCGCCGACACCAGCCGCGATCGCACCCGCAAGGAAGCGCCTTCCACCTCTGCTGCCGCCAAGCCAGCCGATTGCAAGTGCAAGGGCAAGACAGACGCCGCAGCTGCTGCTGCTGAACGCCCTGCGGCTTCAGACCAGTGGTCACTCGGCAGCGGCCGCACCGCCGGTCTTGGTTCCACTAGCTCTGCCAGCCGCAGCGACGATCGCCGCCTTTCCGGCAACCGCCGGGTGGCCCAGCACAACCCCAGCCGTGCCCGGGGCCTGGCCCGCCGCGAAGCTCTCTCCAAGCACGGAAAATCCGCCGCCACCAATGGCTCCAACGGCACAGCCGCCGTCGTGCGGCAAGGCAACCCCGAGATGAGCAGCCGCGAACTCGCGCAGCGCCTTCGCGACCTCAAGAGCAAGAACGGTGCCGGCGCCGTGGGTCCTTGCGGTGGCACCTCGCGGCCCTGCGGTCCCCGTCGTGGAGCCAACCGGCCCGTCGGCGCTCAGGACGCCACCTGGAAGGTGGGCGCCAGTGAAACCACCCGAGGTCAGGTGGTCACCGGCACGCAGGCCAATCGTTCCGAGAAGACCACCGGTAACGAGGCCAGCACCTGCCGGCCGGTCACCGGCACCGAATACATGGGCGCCGACGTCTTCCGCCTGTTCTGCCAGAACGAACCCACCCCCCTGCAGCCAGCCAAGGTGCGCGTCACTGCCACCACCCATGGCAACCGCGTCACCGGCAACGAAGTCGGCCGCTCTGAGAAGGTCACCGGCGACGAGCCCGGTACCTGCAAGTCGATCACTGGCACCGAATACATCTCCGCTAACCAGGCGGCGGCTTACTGCGGCACCACCGGTTCCCCCAGTCCCCGCAAGGTGGGCCTCAGCCAGACCCTCGGTGGCCGCCCGGTCTCCGGTGTGATGGTGGGTCGCTCCGAGAAGGTCACCGGTGATGAGCACGGCGCCTCGGTACGCACCACCGGCACCCAGTACGTCGGCAACGACTCGATCGCCAGCCCCGGTCAGGCGCCGCCGAAGGTGGGCCAGGTGCACACCCTCAGGGGCACGGGCATCACCGGCACTCTCGTGGGCCGCTCCGAAAAGGTCACCGGCAACGAGCCGGGCACCTGCCGCCGGGTCACCGGTGATGAATACATCGGCAGCCAGCAGTACGAAGGTTTCTGCGGGGCGCGCCCCGAGCCGGAAGCGGCCAAGGTGGGCTTCAGCCTCACCGGCAAGCAGCAGATCGTCTCCGGCACCAACACCGGCCGCTCCTCCAAGGTCACTGGCGATGAGCCCGGCACCTGCAAGGCCGTCACCGGCACTCCCTATGCCGGCCTTGAGCAGGCTTCCGGCTGGTGTGCACCCGAAGCGGTCCGCACGATCCGCCAGAGAGTCCCCGTCGGCATGGGCACCCCAGGACCGCGCCTCAGTGGCCTTCAACCCGGCATCGGCGGCATCATGACCGGCGCCTCCAAGGGTGCCTGTGAGCCAGTCACCGGCACCCCGTACGTGGGCGCCGACCAGTTCAACGAGGCCTGCGGTGCCGCCGAGGGCCATGAGGCCGATTTCCCTCAGCCGCTCGACACCCAGCCCTGGCAACAGTTCAGCGTTCAGTCGCCGGCCCGCGCCGCCCATCAGCAGCGGGAACGAAGCCATGCTGTGACGG
The sequence above is a segment of the Synechococcus sp. MW101C3 genome. Coding sequences within it:
- a CDS encoding form I ribulose bisphosphate carboxylase large subunit; this encodes MSKKYDAGVKEYRDTYWTPDYVPLDTDLLACFKVTGQEGVPKEEVAAAVAAESSTGTWSTVWSELLTDLDFYKGRCYRIEDVPGDKESFYAFIAYPLDLFEEGSITNVLTSLVGNVFGFKALRHLRLEDIRFPMAFIKTCPGPPNGICVERDRMNKYGRPLLGCTIKPKLGLSGKNYGRVVYECLRGGLDFTKDDENINSQPFQRWQNRFEFVAEAVKSAEQETGERKGHYLNCTAATPEEMYERAEFAKELGQPIIMHDYITGGFTANTGLSKWCRKNGMLLHIHRAMHAVIDRHPKHGIHFRVLAKCLRLSGGDQLHTGTVVGKLEGDRQTTLGFIDQLRESFVPEDRSRGNFFDQDWGSMPGVFAVASGGIHVWHMPALVAIFGDDSVLQFGGGTHGHPWGSAAGAAANRVALEACVKARNAGREIEKESRDILMEAAKHSPELAIALETWKEIKFEFDTVDKLDVG
- a CDS encoding ribulose bisphosphate carboxylase small subunit — encoded protein: MPFKSTVGDYQTVATLETFGFLPPMSQDEIYDQIAYIIAQGWSPLVEHVHPSRSMATYWSYWKLPFFGEKDLGVIVSELEACHRAYPDHHVRLVGYDAYTQSQGSCFVVFEAR
- a CDS encoding CsoS2 family carboxysome shell protein, whose amino-acid sequence is MATQSSREAALARRLALSTAGKSAEKRYSSSPNRVRGAAEARPARTVEAVPPKPAAVVSAPERRSPRFEQLGAAPSGSSQRSIPSRIANPSRDLVLARREALSKKGKRADTSRDRTRKEAPSTSAAAKPADCKCKGKTDAAAAAAERPAASDQWSLGSGRTAGLGSTSSASRSDDRRLSGNRRVAQHNPSRARGLARREALSKHGKSAATNGSNGTAAVVRQGNPEMSSRELAQRLRDLKSKNGAGAVGPCGGTSRPCGPRRGANRPVGAQDATWKVGASETTRGQVVTGTQANRSEKTTGNEASTCRPVTGTEYMGADVFRLFCQNEPTPLQPAKVRVTATTHGNRVTGNEVGRSEKVTGDEPGTCKSITGTEYISANQAAAYCGTTGSPSPRKVGLSQTLGGRPVSGVMVGRSEKVTGDEHGASVRTTGTQYVGNDSIASPGQAPPKVGQVHTLRGTGITGTLVGRSEKVTGNEPGTCRRVTGDEYIGSQQYEGFCGARPEPEAAKVGFSLTGKQQIVSGTNTGRSSKVTGDEPGTCKAVTGTPYAGLEQASGWCAPEAVRTIRQRVPVGMGTPGPRLSGLQPGIGGIMTGASKGACEPVTGTPYVGADQFNEACGAAEGHEADFPQPLDTQPWQQFSVQSPARAAHQQRERSHAVTGTRYETSARITGPFDLAGDKVTGTEQFRFDRPTSPSVAATIPMARRMAPGPAVVSAPPLAEPAEGERPLSRVTGEGISAGLHITGDDWDRGKRVTGTEGASARRRNPTRTGPMSAMAPVQPKRNDEIAQPVSRVTGSSGGTDKGSLITVSGGARG